A genomic segment from Actinoplanes sichuanensis encodes:
- a CDS encoding MarR family winged helix-turn-helix transcriptional regulator, translating to MNRATEIAAAVESSVEALVDVLERARVAQQPTVPPAQLRVLTIVAGNRHTNMSRLAEALDVVPSSASRLCDRLEATGLLRRVADPRDRREVRLLLTSASRRLLADLRERRQAALAEVLERMPAAARQDLLQALQAFESAATVPGDTGRQDRRSA from the coding sequence ATGAATCGTGCCACCGAGATCGCCGCGGCTGTCGAGTCGTCGGTGGAGGCGCTGGTGGACGTCCTCGAACGGGCCCGGGTCGCACAGCAGCCGACCGTACCGCCCGCCCAGCTGCGGGTGCTGACCATCGTCGCCGGTAACCGGCACACCAACATGAGCCGGCTGGCCGAGGCCCTCGACGTCGTGCCGTCGTCGGCGAGCCGCCTCTGCGACCGGCTGGAGGCGACCGGGCTGCTACGCCGGGTCGCCGACCCACGCGACCGTCGCGAGGTGCGGTTGCTGCTCACCTCGGCGTCCCGGCGGCTCCTGGCCGACCTGCGGGAGCGGCGGCAGGCCGCGCTCGCCGAGGTGCTGGAGCGGATGCCCGCCGCCGCCCGGCAGGACCTGCTCCAGGCACTGCAGGCGTTCGAGTCGGCGGCCACCGTGCCCGGCGACACCGGCCGGCAGGACCGCCGGAGCGCCTGA
- a CDS encoding D-alanyl-D-alanine carboxypeptidase family protein, translating to MAVRLLAAAASLLAVVLSAHPAAAVGPATASFASASRDAAALGSASLGAAALGSASLGAAALGSASLGVAAEVPCPKPKIAKPSAPPRPTPPAEVAEDMAVGGPALATHGLIVPAGSPSPPALTATTWLVADLDTGEVLGACGPHVHQTPASVQKMLLAATAIDQLDPTQKMRVTKGDLDIEPNSSAVGLVVGGTYTISTLWLGLMLNSGNDAANALARLAGGGGADGLQKTVAAMNAKAASIGARQTHAVTPSGLDGKGQFTSAYDLALIARVCFASADFRKYVLTKTAQMPAQKNPKVGGFQFQNENKLIYNYPGALGGKTGFTTLARHSYVGAATRDGRTLVATLLGAEARPLRGWEQGAALLDWGFALPAGTSVGKLVTPEEVAAAAKAASATPELTGAVAGAGIQAAHPGGPTGFTVIAAVAVAVALIAVPLLLLLTQRRQRRLQKSD from the coding sequence ATGGCCGTGAGGCTCCTGGCGGCGGCCGCTTCGCTGCTCGCCGTCGTGCTGTCCGCCCATCCGGCGGCAGCCGTCGGCCCCGCCACCGCTTCGTTCGCTTCAGCCTCGCGCGACGCCGCCGCACTCGGTTCCGCTTCGCTCGGCGCCGCCGCACTCGGTTCCGCTTCGCTCGGCGCCGCCGCACTCGGTTCCGCTTCGCTCGGTGTCGCCGCTGAGGTGCCGTGTCCCAAGCCGAAGATCGCCAAGCCGAGTGCCCCGCCGCGGCCCACCCCGCCGGCCGAGGTGGCCGAGGACATGGCGGTCGGCGGGCCGGCCCTCGCCACGCACGGGCTGATCGTCCCGGCCGGCAGCCCCAGCCCACCCGCGCTGACCGCGACCACCTGGCTGGTCGCCGACCTCGACACCGGTGAGGTGCTCGGCGCCTGCGGCCCGCACGTGCACCAGACTCCGGCCAGCGTGCAGAAGATGCTGCTCGCCGCGACCGCGATCGATCAGCTCGACCCGACACAGAAGATGCGGGTCACCAAGGGCGACCTGGACATCGAGCCGAACAGTTCGGCGGTCGGCCTGGTGGTCGGCGGCACCTACACGATCTCGACGCTGTGGCTGGGCCTGATGCTCAACTCCGGCAACGACGCGGCCAACGCGCTGGCCCGGCTGGCCGGTGGCGGCGGTGCCGACGGGCTGCAGAAGACGGTCGCCGCGATGAACGCCAAGGCCGCCTCGATCGGCGCGCGCCAGACACACGCGGTCACCCCCTCCGGGCTGGACGGCAAAGGGCAGTTCACCAGCGCGTACGACTTGGCGCTCATCGCCCGGGTCTGCTTCGCGAGCGCCGACTTCCGCAAGTATGTGCTGACGAAGACCGCCCAGATGCCCGCCCAGAAGAACCCGAAGGTCGGCGGCTTCCAGTTCCAGAACGAGAACAAGCTGATCTACAACTACCCGGGCGCACTCGGCGGGAAGACCGGCTTCACCACCCTGGCCCGGCACAGTTACGTCGGCGCGGCCACCCGTGACGGCCGTACCCTGGTGGCCACCCTGCTCGGCGCCGAGGCCCGGCCGTTGCGCGGCTGGGAACAGGGCGCCGCACTGCTCGACTGGGGGTTCGCCCTGCCCGCCGGCACCTCGGTCGGCAAGCTGGTCACCCCGGAGGAGGTCGCCGCCGCCGCGAAGGCCGCGTCGGCCACCCCGGAACTCACCGGCGCCGTCGCGGGTGCCGGCATCCAGGCCGCCCACCCGGGCGGTCCGACCGGTTTCACCGTGATCGCGGCCGTCGCGGTGGCGGTGGCGCTGATCGCGGTGCCCCTGCTGCTCCTGCTGACCCAGCGCCGGCAACGCCGGTTACAGAAATCCGACTGA
- a CDS encoding sigma-70 family RNA polymerase sigma factor, translating into MTSTVTTAADLIADTASATPVLTVREQEDLIRTHMPLVGHLVRDMLSRIPNHIHRDDLTSAGLHALVTAARGWDPQRGVPFHRFAGTRIRGALLDELRALDWATRSVRSKARNTDVTRQQLTTTLGRTPTPEELAQALGTTTTDLHQTDTDVQRATVLSLQGFTTSSADDLVTERDPGPEEMLLRREQIGYLHHAIDSLPERLQTVVNEYFLQERPMAEIAADLGVTESRVSQLRAEALSLLRDGLNTHLNPEMAPVPDNPESITARRRATYYANIASNTTMRSRLAMTNAQGHTALGRGVKPATAA; encoded by the coding sequence ATGACCAGCACCGTGACGACCGCTGCCGACCTCATCGCCGACACCGCTTCCGCCACGCCCGTGCTCACCGTGCGCGAGCAGGAAGACCTGATCCGCACGCACATGCCGCTGGTCGGCCACCTGGTGCGGGACATGCTCAGCCGGATCCCGAACCACATCCACCGCGACGACCTGACCAGCGCCGGCCTGCACGCCCTGGTCACCGCGGCCCGCGGCTGGGACCCGCAGCGCGGCGTCCCGTTCCACCGCTTCGCCGGCACCCGGATCCGCGGCGCCCTGCTCGACGAGCTGCGCGCGCTGGACTGGGCGACCCGTTCGGTGCGGTCGAAGGCCCGCAACACCGACGTCACCCGTCAGCAGCTGACCACCACGCTGGGCCGCACCCCCACCCCGGAGGAGCTGGCGCAGGCGCTCGGCACCACCACGACCGACCTGCACCAGACCGACACCGACGTGCAGCGGGCGACCGTACTCTCGCTGCAGGGTTTCACCACCAGCAGCGCCGACGACCTGGTCACCGAGCGTGACCCGGGCCCGGAGGAGATGCTGCTTCGCCGCGAGCAGATCGGCTACCTGCACCACGCGATCGACTCGCTGCCGGAGCGGCTGCAGACGGTCGTCAACGAGTACTTCCTTCAGGAGCGCCCGATGGCGGAGATCGCCGCCGACCTGGGTGTCACCGAGTCACGGGTGTCGCAGCTGCGCGCCGAGGCGCTGTCGCTGCTGCGCGACGGCCTGAACACGCACCTCAACCCGGAGATGGCGCCGGTCCCGGACAACCCGGAGAGCATCACGGCTCGTCGCCGCGCCACCTACTACGCGAACATCGCCAGCAACACCACCATGCGCAGCCGCCTGGCGATGACCAACGCGCAGGGTCACACGGCGCTCGGGCGCGGCGTCAAGCCGGCCACCGCCGCCTGA
- the fgd gene encoding glucose-6-phosphate dehydrogenase (coenzyme-F420) has product MIRFGYKASAEQFAPAELLKYGILAEELGFDSVFVSDHLQPWRHDGGHAPAALPWLGALAARTERVLIGTSVLTPTFRYHPAVVAQAFATLGCLAPGRAILGVGSGESLNEVLLGTQWPDGKERFARLKEAVLLIQKLWAEDRVTYEGQFYKTENATIYDKPDQPVPIYIGASGPAATRLAGRIADGFITTSGKGHALYTDTLLPAVTEGAEKAGRKIDDLDLLIEVKVSFDDDIERARNDTHYWGALALSPEEKTGVEDPVEMQRLADALAVERTATRWIVSSDPDEHVAKVAEYLDMGFKHLVFHAPGPDQERFLRLYSEQILPQLRGRA; this is encoded by the coding sequence ATGATTCGGTTCGGGTACAAGGCGTCGGCGGAGCAGTTCGCGCCGGCTGAGCTGCTCAAGTACGGCATTCTGGCGGAGGAGCTGGGCTTCGACTCGGTGTTCGTCAGTGACCACCTGCAACCGTGGCGGCACGACGGCGGCCACGCCCCGGCCGCCCTGCCCTGGCTCGGGGCGCTGGCCGCGCGGACCGAGCGGGTGCTGATCGGCACCAGTGTGCTGACCCCGACCTTCCGCTACCACCCGGCCGTCGTCGCGCAGGCGTTCGCGACCCTCGGCTGCCTCGCGCCGGGCCGCGCCATTCTCGGTGTCGGCTCCGGCGAGTCACTCAACGAGGTGCTCCTCGGCACGCAGTGGCCGGACGGCAAGGAGCGGTTCGCCCGGCTCAAGGAGGCCGTCCTGCTGATCCAGAAGCTGTGGGCCGAGGACCGGGTGACGTACGAGGGGCAGTTCTACAAGACCGAGAACGCCACCATCTACGACAAGCCCGATCAGCCGGTGCCGATCTACATCGGCGCCTCCGGCCCGGCCGCCACCCGGCTCGCCGGGCGCATCGCCGACGGGTTCATCACCACCAGCGGCAAGGGGCACGCGCTCTACACCGACACGCTGCTCCCGGCCGTCACCGAGGGCGCCGAGAAGGCCGGCCGCAAGATCGACGACCTGGACCTGCTGATCGAGGTCAAGGTGTCCTTCGACGACGACATCGAGCGGGCCCGCAACGACACCCACTACTGGGGCGCGCTGGCGCTGTCGCCGGAGGAGAAGACCGGCGTCGAGGACCCGGTCGAGATGCAGCGGCTCGCCGACGCGCTCGCGGTCGAGCGGACCGCCACCCGGTGGATCGTCTCCTCCGACCCGGACGAGCATGTCGCCAAGGTCGCCGAGTACCTGGACATGGGTTTCAAGCACTTGGTCTTCCACGCGCCGGGGCCGGACCAGGAGCGTTTCCTGCGCCTCTACTCGGAGCAGATCCTCCCGCAGCTCCGCGGGCGCGCCTAG
- a CDS encoding LLM class flavin-dependent oxidoreductase, translating to MRIGIVILPDQRWAVASRRWRLADEFGFDQAWTYDHLGWRDLVDGPWFDPVPTLTAAALVTTRIRLGTYVATPNFRHPVHFAREVTALDDISAGRLVLGLGAGGIGFDSAVLGQPELTPRARVDRFAEFLELLDTILRQPATTWSGEWFSAVDARSIPGPLQTPRPPFVVAANGPRALRLAARYGDGWVTTGPQQLDSAELWWKEVTVLRDRFDATLEAAGRPLDSVDRYLNLDTSPIFSMSSVEAFTDAVGRARELGFTDVIAHWPRESSWYTGDEKVLEAVAAELPRLRL from the coding sequence GTGCGTATCGGCATCGTGATCCTTCCCGACCAGCGCTGGGCCGTCGCGAGCCGCCGCTGGCGCCTGGCCGACGAGTTCGGCTTCGACCAGGCGTGGACCTACGACCACCTCGGCTGGCGTGACCTGGTCGACGGCCCGTGGTTCGACCCGGTGCCCACCCTGACCGCGGCCGCCCTGGTCACCACCCGGATCCGGTTGGGTACGTATGTGGCGACGCCGAACTTCCGGCACCCGGTGCACTTCGCCCGGGAGGTCACCGCCCTCGACGACATCTCGGCCGGGCGGCTCGTCCTCGGCCTGGGCGCCGGTGGCATCGGGTTCGACTCGGCGGTGCTCGGGCAGCCGGAGCTCACCCCGCGCGCCCGGGTCGACCGGTTCGCCGAGTTCCTGGAGCTGCTCGACACCATCCTGCGGCAGCCGGCCACCACCTGGTCCGGCGAATGGTTCTCCGCGGTCGACGCCCGCAGCATTCCCGGCCCGCTCCAGACGCCCCGCCCGCCGTTCGTGGTCGCCGCCAACGGCCCGCGGGCACTGCGGCTGGCCGCCCGCTACGGCGACGGCTGGGTCACCACCGGCCCGCAGCAGTTGGACAGCGCGGAACTGTGGTGGAAAGAGGTGACCGTGCTCCGCGACCGGTTCGACGCGACCCTGGAAGCGGCCGGTCGGCCACTGGACTCGGTGGACCGATATCTCAACCTGGACACGTCACCGATCTTCTCGATGAGCAGTGTGGAGGCCTTCACCGACGCGGTCGGCCGGGCCCGGGAACTCGGATTCACCGACGTGATCGCGCACTGGCCGCGCGAGTCGAGCTGGTACACCGGCGACGAGAAGGTGCTGGAGGCGGTGGCCGCCGAACTGCCCCGCCTACGCCTTTGA
- a CDS encoding PP2C family protein-serine/threonine phosphatase has product MSDQPAPLGSLLRAAPPDRLPEIAAEHLRRHFSAGAVEVLVPDLTGTRLHPLIGEPDPTDATTAMRCFGSQQPSTERAPAGQVRLHLPLTCWGERVGVLRADLPAAPPAEIAERLAADSDDLAIALRAAETATDRYHQARRRGRLTMAAELQWDLLPGRALGDDRFLVAGQLEPAYDVRGDHFDWALDGDRLTLTVLNGDGDGMEAALLTSLAVNAMRNARRFGADIVEQAELASDAVHARYSGGVHAATLLLEIDLVSGGVAAVDAGSPHCLIARGSGIEQVPLEQQLPLGMFGEAHYEIQRFQLEPGDRMLVVSDGVHAATPTGLPRFGESGLLSALRRTRLQPATEAVGTVLRSLREYHAGAEPDDDAVMVCLDWRR; this is encoded by the coding sequence ATGTCTGATCAGCCGGCACCCCTCGGCTCGCTCCTACGGGCCGCGCCGCCCGACCGCCTGCCCGAGATCGCCGCCGAGCACCTGCGGCGCCACTTCTCCGCCGGAGCCGTCGAGGTGCTCGTACCCGACCTCACCGGCACCCGCCTGCATCCGCTGATCGGTGAGCCCGACCCCACCGACGCGACCACCGCCATGCGTTGTTTCGGCAGCCAGCAGCCGAGCACCGAGCGCGCCCCGGCCGGACAGGTCCGGTTACACCTGCCACTCACCTGCTGGGGTGAGCGGGTCGGCGTGCTCCGGGCCGACCTGCCCGCGGCACCCCCCGCGGAGATCGCCGAGCGGCTCGCCGCCGACAGCGACGACCTGGCCATCGCGCTCCGGGCCGCCGAGACCGCCACCGACCGCTACCACCAGGCCCGGCGCCGCGGCCGGCTCACCATGGCCGCCGAGCTGCAATGGGACCTACTGCCCGGCCGGGCACTCGGCGACGATCGGTTCCTGGTCGCCGGTCAACTGGAGCCGGCGTACGACGTCCGCGGCGACCACTTCGACTGGGCGCTGGACGGCGACCGGCTGACCCTGACCGTGCTCAACGGGGACGGCGACGGGATGGAGGCCGCGCTGCTCACCTCGCTGGCCGTCAACGCCATGCGCAACGCCCGCCGCTTCGGCGCCGACATCGTCGAGCAGGCCGAACTCGCCTCCGACGCGGTCCACGCCAGATATTCCGGCGGCGTGCACGCCGCCACCCTGCTGCTGGAGATCGACCTGGTCAGCGGTGGAGTGGCCGCGGTCGACGCCGGATCGCCGCACTGCCTGATCGCACGCGGCAGCGGCATCGAGCAGGTCCCGTTGGAGCAGCAGTTGCCGCTCGGCATGTTCGGTGAGGCCCACTACGAGATTCAGCGATTCCAGCTCGAACCGGGCGATCGGATGCTCGTGGTCAGCGACGGCGTCCACGCCGCGACTCCCACCGGGCTCCCCCGATTCGGGGAATCCGGACTGCTCAGCGCACTTCGCCGGACACGGTTGCAGCCGGCCACCGAGGCGGTCGGTACGGTGTTGCGGAGCCTGCGCGAATATCATGCCGGAGCCGAGCCGGATGATGACGCGGTCATGGTCTGCTTGGATTGGCGTCGCTGA
- a CDS encoding sigma-70 family RNA polymerase sigma factor, with the protein MVGQPDTATVIAARAGDPGAVDRLVAGYLPLVYTIVGRALEGHADVDDVVQEVMLRVLRNLGELRDPTAFRSWLVAITVRQVRERFRARPPADPLDPDLRDPGADFTDLAITRLELSGQRRETAEATRWLDDDNRELLSLWWLEASGELTRDEIVDASGLGRQHAAVRIQRMKAQLETARAVVRALHGPHCAELAGVLTAWDGHPSALWRKRIARHTRDCRLCAPAWQNLVEAERLLAGMALIPLPPGLAIFKINTLGGTATGAVSTAATTAAAPAQIVAKAGGVVAQKVLAGLLATGVVAGGGAAVWSYQTPAEPITNAAVVASPPPASAAPTPSPSVTKPSPSPSRRSPSAPAAPPVVNVSAKKGAAVWKFAGAKGALKDVGASWYYSWSADDNEVPGPANVDFVPMIWGAANVTDATLKEVKAEGDVLLGFNEPDLAEQSNMSVEAALAAWPKLEATGMKLVSPAVAFGGDTAGGWLDRFMAGAKSKGLRVDAIALHWYGSDFSSASVNQFLGYVDAVHERYGKPIWITEFGLINFSGSPKYASDAQKVAFIKGTTAGLEKRSYVERYAYFGLPAVGDSVDFGLYLDADSPTAAGKAYRAAG; encoded by the coding sequence ATGGTGGGACAACCTGACACGGCGACCGTCATCGCGGCCCGCGCCGGCGATCCGGGGGCGGTCGACCGGCTCGTCGCCGGATATCTGCCGCTGGTCTACACCATCGTGGGCCGGGCCCTGGAGGGGCACGCCGACGTCGACGACGTGGTCCAGGAGGTCATGCTCCGGGTGCTGCGCAACCTCGGCGAGCTGCGCGACCCCACGGCGTTCCGATCCTGGCTGGTCGCGATCACCGTGCGCCAGGTCCGGGAACGCTTCCGGGCCCGTCCGCCGGCCGACCCGCTCGACCCCGACCTGCGCGATCCGGGCGCCGACTTCACCGACCTGGCGATCACCCGGCTCGAACTCTCCGGCCAGCGCCGGGAGACCGCCGAGGCGACCCGCTGGCTCGACGACGACAACCGCGAGCTGCTCTCGCTCTGGTGGCTGGAGGCCTCCGGCGAACTCACCCGGGATGAGATCGTCGACGCCAGCGGCCTCGGCCGCCAGCACGCGGCGGTCCGCATCCAGCGGATGAAGGCGCAGCTGGAGACGGCCCGGGCGGTGGTCCGGGCGCTGCACGGCCCGCACTGCGCGGAGCTGGCCGGCGTTCTCACCGCCTGGGACGGGCATCCCAGCGCGCTCTGGCGCAAACGCATCGCACGGCACACCCGCGACTGCCGGCTCTGCGCGCCGGCCTGGCAGAACCTCGTCGAGGCGGAGCGGTTGCTGGCCGGTATGGCGCTCATCCCACTGCCTCCGGGACTTGCGATCTTCAAAATCAACACCCTCGGGGGTACGGCTACCGGCGCCGTCTCCACCGCGGCGACGACCGCGGCGGCGCCCGCCCAGATAGTGGCCAAGGCGGGCGGTGTCGTGGCCCAGAAGGTGCTCGCCGGTCTACTCGCCACGGGCGTGGTGGCGGGCGGCGGGGCGGCCGTCTGGTCGTACCAGACCCCGGCGGAGCCGATCACCAACGCCGCCGTCGTCGCATCGCCACCACCCGCGTCGGCCGCGCCCACGCCGTCGCCGTCGGTGACCAAACCGTCGCCGTCGCCCTCCCGTCGGTCGCCGTCGGCGCCCGCCGCGCCGCCGGTGGTGAACGTCTCCGCCAAGAAGGGCGCCGCGGTGTGGAAGTTCGCCGGGGCGAAAGGCGCGCTGAAGGATGTCGGCGCGTCCTGGTACTACTCCTGGTCGGCCGACGACAACGAGGTGCCCGGCCCGGCGAACGTCGACTTCGTGCCGATGATCTGGGGTGCCGCCAACGTCACCGACGCCACCCTCAAGGAGGTCAAGGCCGAGGGCGACGTGCTGCTCGGCTTCAACGAGCCGGACCTCGCCGAGCAGTCGAACATGAGTGTCGAGGCCGCCCTGGCCGCCTGGCCCAAGCTCGAGGCGACCGGGATGAAGCTGGTCAGCCCGGCCGTCGCGTTCGGTGGCGACACGGCGGGCGGCTGGCTCGACCGTTTCATGGCCGGCGCGAAATCGAAGGGTCTGCGGGTCGACGCGATCGCCCTGCACTGGTACGGCTCCGACTTCAGCTCCGCCTCGGTCAACCAGTTCCTCGGCTACGTCGACGCCGTGCACGAGCGGTACGGCAAGCCCATCTGGATCACCGAGTTCGGTCTGATCAACTTCAGTGGGTCACCCAAGTACGCCAGTGACGCGCAGAAGGTCGCCTTCATCAAGGGCACCACCGCCGGACTGGAGAAACGCTCGTACGTCGAGCGTTACGCCTACTTCGGGCTGCCCGCCGTGGGCGACAGCGTCGACTTCGGGCTCTACCTCGACGCGGACAGCCCGACGGCGGCCGGGAAGGCCTACCGGGCGGCGGGGTGA
- a CDS encoding GNAT family N-acetyltransferase: MAEFRVSAASADDVRVIAGWAVAEGWNPGDGDESAFYPTDPGGFLVGRLDGRPITSISAIRYGTGHGFIGLYLTVPEFRGRGFGYRTWQAGMERLAGRDIGLDGVVAQQDNYRRSGFQAAWTTTRYQGVLGGLRRDSGIEVTDARSVGFGDLAAYDRRFFPAERDAFLALWITLPGRRAVVARRGGTIVGFAARRPAGDVDRIGPLFADSPEIAETLLAALTVPGGVRPSGAELIGGGTALLGGGVVPAAGDDVPVMIDVPADHQMANRLAERAGLKATWDTARMYTGGVPQIDRPGIYAVTSLELG, from the coding sequence GTGGCTGAATTCAGAGTGTCGGCGGCCAGTGCTGACGACGTGCGCGTGATCGCCGGGTGGGCGGTGGCCGAAGGCTGGAATCCGGGCGACGGTGACGAGAGCGCCTTCTACCCGACGGACCCGGGCGGGTTCCTCGTCGGGCGGCTGGACGGGCGACCGATCACCTCGATCTCCGCGATCCGGTATGGAACCGGGCACGGGTTTATCGGGCTTTATCTGACGGTTCCGGAGTTCCGGGGGCGCGGGTTCGGGTACCGGACCTGGCAGGCCGGCATGGAGCGGCTCGCCGGACGCGACATCGGGCTCGACGGAGTGGTCGCCCAGCAGGACAACTACCGCAGGTCAGGCTTTCAGGCGGCCTGGACCACCACCCGCTACCAGGGTGTCCTCGGTGGGCTGCGCCGGGACTCCGGCATCGAGGTGACCGATGCGCGCAGCGTCGGGTTCGGTGATCTGGCCGCCTACGATCGGCGGTTCTTCCCGGCCGAGCGGGACGCCTTCCTCGCCCTGTGGATCACTCTGCCCGGGCGGCGGGCCGTGGTCGCGCGGCGAGGCGGGACGATCGTCGGGTTCGCGGCCCGTCGACCGGCCGGTGACGTGGACCGGATCGGGCCGCTCTTCGCCGACTCGCCGGAGATCGCCGAGACACTGCTGGCCGCCTTGACTGTGCCCGGCGGTGTCCGGCCGAGCGGCGCGGAACTCATCGGCGGCGGCACCGCCCTGCTCGGCGGCGGTGTGGTGCCCGCAGCCGGGGACGACGTTCCGGTCATGATCGACGTGCCGGCTGATCATCAGATGGCCAATCGACTGGCCGAACGGGCCGGACTCAAAGCGACCTGGGACACGGCACGGATGTACACCGGCGGCGTCCCGCAGATCGACCGCCCGGGCATCTACGCGGTCACCTCCCTCGAACTCGGCTGA
- a CDS encoding histone-like nucleoid-structuring protein Lsr2, with protein sequence MARQVITTLIDDLDGNKADRTVEFSLDGVSYTIDLSESNAGKLRKALDPFISAGTRLGRTTSGRIPSRGAAPVRTAGSRDENRLIREWAISNGHKISERGRIPQEVSNAYRAAHGR encoded by the coding sequence ATGGCGCGGCAGGTAATCACCACCCTGATCGACGATCTGGACGGCAACAAGGCGGATCGGACTGTCGAGTTCAGTCTCGACGGCGTCAGCTACACGATCGACCTTTCCGAGTCCAATGCCGGAAAGCTGCGTAAGGCTCTGGATCCGTTCATCAGCGCGGGCACTCGTCTGGGCCGCACCACGTCGGGGCGCATCCCGTCGCGTGGCGCTGCTCCGGTCCGCACCGCCGGCTCTCGCGACGAGAACCGGCTGATCCGCGAGTGGGCGATCAGCAACGGGCACAAAATCTCCGAGCGGGGCCGCATTCCGCAGGAGGTCAGCAACGCGTACCGGGCCGCGCACGGCCGCTGA
- a CDS encoding DUF456 domain-containing protein — protein sequence MELSDTSAAITLISGLVILTGVIGVIVPILPGLLLTWSGVLLWALLSDGSGSARLLVAVLATLIAGIGMVVKFVWPGKKLKDTGVPGSAVIVGGVLGLIGFFVVPFVGLVLGFILGVWLMELRRLGPDRAWPSTRSAIGAVGLSLLVELASALLIAVLWLFGLAFA from the coding sequence ATGGAATTGAGCGACACGAGCGCGGCCATCACCCTCATCTCCGGCCTGGTGATCCTGACCGGGGTGATCGGCGTGATCGTGCCGATCCTGCCCGGCCTGCTGCTCACCTGGAGTGGGGTGCTGCTCTGGGCGCTGCTCAGCGACGGCTCCGGCAGCGCCCGGCTGCTCGTCGCGGTGCTCGCCACGCTGATCGCCGGCATCGGCATGGTGGTCAAATTCGTGTGGCCGGGCAAGAAGCTCAAGGACACCGGCGTGCCCGGCTCGGCCGTGATCGTCGGCGGGGTGCTCGGCCTGATCGGCTTCTTCGTGGTGCCGTTCGTGGGCCTGGTGCTCGGTTTCATCCTCGGCGTCTGGCTGATGGAGCTGCGCCGTCTCGGCCCGGACCGCGCCTGGCCCTCGACCCGCTCCGCGATCGGCGCGGTCGGCCTCTCCCTGCTCGTGGAACTCGCCTCGGCCCTACTGATCGCCGTGCTCTGGCTCTTCGGCCTGGCCTTCGCCTAG
- a CDS encoding ATP-binding protein, translating into MRMSVRLNLPREVDSVPAVRRLLRCALTILRVDRQAGADLEIALTEACANVVKHAAGAEDFEVRLDVGEDRCSIDVVDHGSGFDPAADAVPSPTSERGRGLLLIKALGENVRMHSSPRSGSLIHFEKSFA; encoded by the coding sequence ATGCGCATGTCGGTTCGGCTCAATCTGCCCCGCGAGGTGGACAGCGTTCCCGCCGTGCGCCGGCTGTTGCGGTGCGCCCTGACGATCCTTCGTGTGGATCGCCAGGCCGGCGCCGATCTGGAGATCGCCCTCACCGAGGCGTGTGCCAACGTGGTCAAGCACGCCGCCGGGGCGGAGGACTTCGAGGTCCGCCTGGACGTCGGCGAGGACCGCTGTTCCATCGATGTGGTGGATCACGGTTCCGGCTTCGACCCGGCGGCGGACGCCGTACCCTCGCCGACCAGTGAGCGTGGGCGAGGCCTTCTCCTGATCAAGGCGCTGGGCGAGAACGTTCGCATGCACTCCAGCCCGCGCAGTGGAAGCCTGATCCACTTCGAGAAGTCCTTCGCCTGA